One window from the genome of Comamonas antarctica encodes:
- a CDS encoding L-serine ammonia-lyase, with translation MAVSVFDLFKIGIGPSSSHTVGPMRAARMFTHALREQGLLGPVHRVVAEMFGSLGATGKGHGTDTAVLLGLAGHEPDTVDVDAVPSILQDIRDSNSLRLDGQHAIGLDFKKDVLLYGLKALPFHPNGMRFTAFDAQGSSLLEKTYYSVGGGFVVSSDLAADGTRQKVIAPDTTALPLPFKSGDDLLRLTRQNHCSIAEVMRRNERHWRDDAETRAGLLKIWDVMRQCVDRGCRTEGTLPGGFKVRRRAAAWAQRLGQAPAIQADPLAVMDWVNLFALAVNEENAAGGRVVTAPTNGAAGIVPAVLHYYTRFVPDASEQGIIDFLLTAAAIGILYKENASISGAEVGCQGEVGVACSMAAAGLCAVMGGTPEQVENAAEIGMEHPLGLTCDPVGGLVQIPCIERNAVASVKAINAARMALHGDGTHHVSLDQVIKTMRETGADMLTKYKETSRGGLAVNIVEC, from the coding sequence ATGGCAGTCAGCGTTTTCGACCTTTTCAAGATTGGCATCGGACCTTCGAGTTCCCATACAGTGGGGCCGATGCGGGCCGCCAGGATGTTCACGCATGCGCTGCGGGAGCAGGGGCTGCTCGGCCCGGTGCACCGGGTCGTCGCCGAAATGTTCGGCTCGCTTGGAGCCACGGGAAAGGGGCATGGAACGGATACGGCGGTCCTCCTGGGCCTGGCCGGCCATGAGCCGGACACGGTGGATGTGGATGCGGTGCCCTCGATCCTGCAGGACATCCGCGACTCGAATTCGCTGCGGCTCGATGGCCAGCACGCGATTGGCCTCGACTTCAAGAAGGATGTCCTGCTCTACGGCCTCAAGGCGCTGCCTTTTCATCCCAACGGCATGCGCTTCACGGCCTTCGACGCGCAGGGCAGCAGCCTGCTCGAGAAGACCTATTACTCGGTTGGCGGCGGATTTGTCGTGAGCTCGGACCTGGCGGCCGACGGCACGCGGCAGAAGGTCATTGCGCCAGACACCACGGCGCTGCCCCTGCCGTTCAAGAGCGGCGACGACCTGCTGCGGCTGACCCGGCAGAACCACTGCAGCATCGCCGAAGTGATGCGGCGCAACGAGCGGCATTGGCGCGATGACGCCGAAACGCGCGCCGGGCTTTTGAAGATCTGGGACGTGATGCGCCAGTGCGTCGACCGGGGCTGCCGCACCGAGGGTACGCTGCCAGGCGGATTCAAGGTCAGGCGCCGCGCGGCGGCCTGGGCGCAAAGGCTGGGCCAGGCGCCTGCAATTCAGGCGGACCCGCTTGCCGTCATGGACTGGGTCAACCTGTTCGCGCTTGCCGTGAACGAAGAGAACGCCGCAGGTGGGCGTGTCGTCACCGCGCCAACCAACGGCGCCGCCGGCATCGTTCCTGCCGTCCTGCACTATTACACGCGCTTCGTGCCTGATGCCAGCGAGCAGGGCATCATCGACTTTCTCCTCACGGCCGCCGCCATCGGCATCCTCTACAAGGAGAACGCCTCCATATCGGGCGCCGAGGTCGGCTGCCAGGGCGAGGTGGGCGTCGCCTGCTCGATGGCCGCGGCCGGGCTGTGCGCCGTCATGGGAGGCACGCCCGAGCAGGTTGAAAACGCTGCCGAGATCGGCATGGAGCATCCCCTGGGGCTCACTTGCGACCCCGTCGGGGGGTTGGTGCAGATTCCCTGCATCGAGCGCAATGCGGTGGCGTCGGTGAAGGCCATCAACGCTGCGCGCATGGCGTTGCACGGCGATGGCACCCATCACGTGAGCCTTGATCAAGTCATCAAGACGATGAGGGAAACGGGGGCCGACATGCTCACCAAGTACAAGGAAACCTCAAGGGGTGGCTTGGCCGTGAACATCGTCGAGTGCTGA